Genomic DNA from Mus musculus strain C57BL/6J chromosome 11, GRCm38.p6 C57BL/6J:
CTATGCTGAAACTGGGTTCTGGTCTGTGACCCTAGATGAACTATGCCATCTTCATAGGTGGGGGTGTGTGTCCTGGGTTCAGCAATGAACAGCTTACATCTGGCAAAGTGCCTGATACAGTACAGTAAAGGCAGCAGAAGTTTGTTCAATTGAATTTGATTTCTACCTGGCAGGTAACAAGTATTCCTTTTTAACCCCTCACAGAGAACACGTGACTGTATTCTTTCCCCATTTGGGGAAGCCCTGCTCACCACACCACTACGCTgtacatcagggtcctttgatGGATGAAGACTGTGAAGTGACCCAGCTCCAAGAGCAGAGCTGCTGGGCCACTCTGCCAGATGTGTGCCTGCGACGTGTTTTCTGGTGGCTGGGAGACAGGGACAGGTCCAGAGCTGCCCTGGTCTGCAGAAAGTGGAACCAGATTATGTACTCAGCTGACCTCTGGCGATACAGGACCATCACGTTCAGCGGAAGGCCGTCCAGGGTACACGCATCTGAATTCGAGTCGGCACTGTGGTACATTAAGAAATTTGGCCGATACCTGGAACACTTGGAAATCAAGTTCCTGAACCCTTACAATGCCGTCTTGACCAAAAAGTTCCAGGTCACCATGCGAGGCCTCCTGTCATGCCTGGGCAAGAGTAACAACCGCCTGCGGTCACTCTCTATCCAACACCTGGAGCTGGATCGGCTGGTCTGGAGAAATAGCATTAGGGGTTCACTCATCAAGAGCCTgagttttttcttaaagaaaatgggCAAACACCTGGACCATCTCAGCCTGAAAGGAGCCCGGCTGACAGTGGAGCAAGGCTGCCACATCCTCAACTCCCTGAGCTACATGCAGAATGAGAACATGGCTTCAGAGCTCAACATTGAAGACTTCTTCAGCCATCACCTGGCTGTCTATGGCAGCTCCCAGTTCAACAAGGCCATGGCCACCTTCCGCAACTTGACATTCCTAACCCTCAACTACAACTGTATCTCCGACGAGCTGCTCGAGACCTTGAGCGAGAACAACGCCGGGACCCTCCGGACCATGAACATCAAATGCCACGTTCATGACCCTCACGGTCAGGTAGTCTGGGGTATGTCTTGGGCCAAGTTGGCCAGGCAGGCCAGCAACCTGAAGGTGAACTTCTTCTTTGAGCGGGTGATGAAATATGAACGCCTGGCCCGGATCTTGCTGCAGGAGATTCCAGTCAGGAGCATCAGCCTGAGGAGTTGCTATTTCAGTGACCCGGACTGGTCCATGCGGCCCACTCTGACAGACCTCCTGCCCACCTTCCGGAACACCCTGCAGGTGAGTAGCGAGTCTGACCccccccctcccaccaccaccaccaagagctTGTGAGGAGCTCTTGTTCACAGGAAAGCCTACTGCCTGTTCTGGGCTGGGCTTCTACGTGCTACCTTAATTCTTTGTCAAAGTTCTAGATGCTACTAAGCATATTCTcaagtcttacacacacacacacacacacacacacacacacacacacacatacacacaagaccaCAGCAGATGAGAAAATCACGGTACACTGGCTGGCTGTCAACCAAGAAAAGCTCCCTTATCCTTAGTATAGAGCTGTGATGCCTGAGCCAGGACACCTAAGCCAGGAGATGCCTTGCTGGGGACAGACAGCTCCCCACCCTGCCACTGGCTCATAGCAGTACACAGGTGGCCCTGTGGTTCCTGTGGTCAGTACTTAGCACAGGATGGGAAGACACAACCCCTGGGCTGTCCCAGCACCTCTGTCCCCTCCTCCAACCCCCTGTGCTTTTCTAGAAGTTAACGTTCGAGTTCAACAATAATCACGAGTCTCTAGATGAGCAGCTGCATCTCCTCATCTTGGCCTGTCGGAAGCTGTTTTACTTCAAAATCTGGGCTTTCCTGGACGTTAAGTTTGTGGAGCGGATCCTGAAGAGCCAGGAGGAAGGGCAGTGCTCCCTGCATACACTGAAGGTAAGGACTCTCAGCTGCTTGCATGGGGTGGAGCAGGGATATCTATCTAGACTTGGCACTTTTGCTCTGACTCCCACTGGTAAGTGGGAGAGGGACAGATATGAGACAGGCACTGCTCCTGAATCTGTCCATGGGAGATGGACCCAGTCCCAAACACCTGGAAGTCTCTGCTGCTCTGTCTCCTCTGGGTTCTACATCCATGAATCTAGCCAACCATACGTCTTTACTGAAGATGtatagggttttgttgttgttattccctAAACATAACATCTGAATTATAGCTAGCATTATAAGCAACCCAGAGATAACCATCAGGCACTGTTCCATTTTACATAAGGGACTCAAACATCCATGCATGCATCTTGTATCCAAAGGGGACCCTGGCATCAATCCCTTATAGATACCAAGGGAAATTTGCTTAGGGGTTTTTCTGATCCTACCACTAATTTTGTATGTATAGATGCATTTGAATGGTTGTCAGATCCTAAGTGATGtagtcacagtgtgtgtgtgtgtgtgtgtgtgtgtgtgtgtgtgtggtgtgtttcttTATTGGCACAGGTGAGAATTTATACAAACCGATATGAGACAAATGAAGAGGACAGGACCCTACGggaaatttacaggaaatacagaAAGCTGATCGATTCAGAACTTAACTATTTTGTCGTCGCCTACCCCATGATGTAAAGAGTGCTCTCCAGAGGAAGACATCTAGATGCACTTTGAACCTGAAAACCTGGTTCTCAGTGAATTAGATTTGGGGCTCCCGTGCCCtcattcctttttcttctctcttctttagcCAGTTCCACACCATCATGACCAGCCTTGTGAAGGCTGGGCTGGTGGTGATGGCAAGGTTCCAAGCATCTTTAAAGTGCTATCTTTACCAACAGCCCAGTTGGCTTCTTTTTGTCATTTGGTAtagtttttgttggtggtggtttggggttttgttttgttattttgtttgtttgtttgtttgtttgtttaaattgggCATTCCCACTCAGTTACAGAGCAAACTCAAAGTAAGTTTGCCAAGGGAGTCTGGCCTCTGCTTACCTGGACAGGTATGACCAGCCAGTGAACAAACCTTCTACCAACCAACTTTATCCATTTAGAAATGCTTtgtaggggactggagagatggcttagcggttaagagcactgactgctcttccaaaggtcccgagttcaaatcccagcaaccacatggtggctcacaaccatccgtaatgagatctgatgccctctttcggggtgtctgaagacagctacagtgtacttacatataataaataaatatatatttaaaaaaagaaatgctttgtaCTGaagtgacacacatctttaatcccaacacttgggaggcagaggcaggtggatctttgagttcgaggtcagcctggtctacagagtaagttccaggacagccagggctacacagggaaaccctgtcttgaaaaccaaaatgaTAGAAAAATGCTTTGTATCCTGGCTGACTTTCAAGTCAGAGCCTCCTGACCTTGAAGTTGCCTGGGACTGATCACACACAATCAGAACCCATCAGTACTTCCTTAGATGAAGCAGGACCATTCCCACTCTTAGAAGGAACCACTCAGGGATGGAACTGCCCACAAGGGAACTCAGGGGCTGGGTTATCAGCCCTGTGAAAGACTCTTGCCCCAGCCTGGCCAGCACCTCCTTTCTGTCACCTCTCTGTTCAGGTGACAATTGTGTCCAGCCTGCTATGGACACTCAGCCCTCAGACTTGAGGACAGATTGGAGGTGGTCATTATACACCCAGGTTTATAAAGAATCTGTAATGTAGTGTGACCTAATGCTATGTAAAGAGGAGTAAAAACCCACAAAGCTCTATATTTAGAATTATATCTATTATATAAAACACATCTAAAGACAAGATTAAAACTTGTAAGAGATACAACGAAAATTGATTGATTGGGGGTAGAATTTTGGTgggtatttttgtcttttttatgttttcctttatttttctacttctttaCAGTGACCTGACCATGTCATTTTTAGTAATTAATAACACAATCTAGTAAGTCTCTGACCATGAGT
This window encodes:
- the Fbxo39 gene encoding F-box only protein 39 isoform X1, producing MTNEILFQGGREHVTVFFPHLGKPCSPHHYAVHQGPLMDEDCEVTQLQEQSCWATLPDVCLRRVFWWLGDRDRSRAALVCRKWNQIMYSADLWRYRTITFSGRPSRVHASEFESALWYIKKFGRYLEHLEIKFLNPYNAVLTKKFQVTMRGLLSCLGKSNNRLRSLSIQHLELDRLVWRNSIRGSLIKSLSFFLKKMGKHLDHLSLKGARLTVEQGCHILNSLSYMQNENMASELNIEDFFSHHLAVYGSSQFNKAMATFRNLTFLTLNYNCISDELLETLSENNAGTLRTMNIKCHVHDPHGQVVWGMSWAKLARQASNLKVNFFFERVMKYERLARILLQEIPVRSISLRSCYFSDPDWSMRPTLTDLLPTFRNTLQKLTFEFNNNHESLDEQLHLLILACRKLFYFKIWAFLDVKFVERILKSQEEGQCSLHTLKVRIYTNRYETNEEDRTLREIYRKYRKLIDSELNYFVVAYPMM
- the Fbxo39 gene encoding F-box only protein 39, with the translated sequence MDEDCEVTQLQEQSCWATLPDVCLRRVFWWLGDRDRSRAALVCRKWNQIMYSADLWRYRTITFSGRPSRVHASEFESALWYIKKFGRYLEHLEIKFLNPYNAVLTKKFQVTMRGLLSCLGKSNNRLRSLSIQHLELDRLVWRNSIRGSLIKSLSFFLKKMGKHLDHLSLKGARLTVEQGCHILNSLSYMQNENMASELNIEDFFSHHLAVYGSSQFNKAMATFRNLTFLTLNYNCISDELLETLSENNAGTLRTMNIKCHVHDPHGQVVWGMSWAKLARQASNLKVNFFFERVMKYERLARILLQEIPVRSISLRSCYFSDPDWSMRPTLTDLLPTFRNTLQKLTFEFNNNHESLDEQLHLLILACRKLFYFKIWAFLDVKFVERILKSQEEGQCSLHTLKVRIYTNRYETNEEDRTLREIYRKYRKLIDSELNYFVVAYPMM